A DNA window from bacterium contains the following coding sequences:
- a CDS encoding nucleoside phosphorylase — translation MNKNNDSDSVFTPKKFVNQFLSSKKISMEKTGISSIVVLSWAAGPIHWFAQKTNAQRIHDWIFSSTYPVYKAKINNTDVTFIQVGIGAPATVSSMEEMIACGAKTFIGMGWAGSLRKDIPIGTALLPVESVVEEGTSPHYIKDSSLIRPDKDLAIIIKKSASKLDLEVIPSIQWTTDAPYRELKSKIKMYSEKGVSGVDMETSAMYALGIFRHVSVCNLLVVSDELWGEWRPGFFSHGLKEVFTKTQEAVLTALQDLTSS, via the coding sequence TTGAATAAAAATAATGATTCGGATTCTGTTTTTACTCCAAAAAAATTTGTTAATCAATTCTTGTCATCAAAGAAAATTTCCATGGAGAAAACAGGAATCTCTTCAATTGTGGTTTTATCATGGGCTGCAGGCCCAATACACTGGTTTGCACAAAAAACAAATGCTCAAAGAATTCACGACTGGATTTTCTCATCAACTTATCCTGTTTATAAAGCAAAAATAAATAATACGGACGTAACCTTTATTCAGGTTGGGATCGGAGCGCCTGCAACTGTTTCCAGCATGGAAGAGATGATTGCATGCGGTGCCAAAACATTTATAGGAATGGGCTGGGCAGGAAGCCTGCGAAAGGATATCCCCATAGGAACTGCGCTTCTTCCTGTTGAATCAGTTGTTGAAGAAGGAACATCCCCTCACTATATAAAAGACAGTTCGCTGATTAGACCGGATAAGGACCTCGCCATAATTATTAAAAAGTCCGCCTCAAAACTAGACCTGGAAGTTATTCCAAGTATACAGTGGACAACAGATGCCCCTTACCGTGAATTAAAATCAAAAATTAAGATGTATAGTGAAAAAGGTGTTTCCGGAGTAGACATGGAAACCTCTGCAATGTATGCTCTTGGGATTTTCAGGCATGTTTCCGTATGCAACCTTCTTGTTGTAAGTGATGAACTGTGGGGAGAATGGAGGCCGGGATTTTTTTCACATGGGTTAAAAGAGGTGTTTACAAAAACTCAGGAAGCTGTACTGACAGCTCTGCAGGATTTAACATCTTCATGA
- a CDS encoding FemAB family PEP-CTERM system-associated protein, translated as MRVDIINKSNMKSWNEYVKNSPYGTIFHTNGWRALLEKYKNYEPVYLAAVKGNCIKGVLPLFYVHHHFFGSKLVSVPYAVIGGICADNQNARNILFEKAIELTDTLNADYLELRQEVPVDADLKIDTNYYTFKLELDSNPDNIWRNIRKSMRKSVKKAINTGLQVELEYNNFHEFINFYLKDVKHFGTPDQGREWIKGIINSFPENHSVARVHFQGQTVAMFLVRHYKGTVSEVIGNDLPEFRHMNPNQLLEWKLIENAAINGYKHYNFGRTIKDSGSYFFKLGWGAEPVQLYYQYYLKNAKSIPNTSHINPKRQLFSRLWRHLPIIITDTLGPAIRRRFP; from the coding sequence ATGAGAGTAGACATAATTAACAAAAGCAATATGAAATCCTGGAACGAGTACGTAAAAAACTCGCCATACGGTACAATTTTTCATACAAACGGCTGGAGGGCTCTTTTAGAAAAATACAAAAATTATGAACCTGTGTATCTTGCTGCTGTGAAAGGAAACTGCATTAAAGGAGTTCTTCCTCTTTTTTATGTACATCATCATTTCTTCGGGAGCAAACTGGTATCTGTACCTTATGCAGTGATTGGCGGTATCTGTGCAGACAATCAAAATGCCAGAAACATTCTTTTTGAAAAAGCCATTGAATTGACAGACACACTTAACGCTGATTACCTTGAACTGAGACAGGAAGTGCCTGTTGATGCAGACTTGAAAATTGACACAAACTACTATACTTTTAAACTGGAGCTTGACTCAAATCCTGACAACATCTGGAGAAATATAAGAAAATCAATGAGGAAATCCGTTAAGAAAGCAATTAATACAGGACTTCAGGTAGAGCTTGAATACAACAACTTTCATGAGTTTATCAACTTTTATTTAAAGGATGTAAAACACTTCGGTACACCGGATCAAGGCAGAGAATGGATAAAAGGAATAATAAATTCTTTTCCTGAAAACCATTCTGTTGCAAGGGTCCACTTTCAAGGGCAGACAGTAGCAATGTTTCTCGTAAGGCATTACAAGGGAACAGTATCAGAAGTAATCGGAAATGATCTTCCCGAATTCCGCCACATGAACCCCAATCAGCTTCTTGAATGGAAATTGATTGAAAATGCAGCAATAAACGGATATAAACATTATAACTTCGGCCGAACTATAAAAGACAGCGGCTCATATTTCTTTAAACTGGGATGGGGTGCTGAACCTGTGCAGCTATATTATCAATACTATCTAAAAAATGCAAAATCAATTCCGAATACAAGCCATATCAACCCTAAAAGACAACTCTTTTCCAGGCTGTGGCGGCATTTGCCAATTATAATAACAGATACCCTGGGCCCGGCTATAAGGAGACGTTTTCCATAA